The following coding sequences lie in one Phragmites australis chromosome 8, lpPhrAust1.1, whole genome shotgun sequence genomic window:
- the LOC133927055 gene encoding F-box protein At5g49610-like, translating into MESTAGARKRQPVASASASATAYIPEELIRDILVRLPSRSVLRLRTVCKAWLRLASDPEFALEHHRRQPSLPLVSFLRDAGSKEVDAVDCCVEALDLRADDFRSVVRFTDSNEWCGRFLIHGSCDGLLLLSFDDRLYVCNPATHQWTRLPTPLYSSLFAGFYRHDPTGEYRALFYRGSWPGTDYYILVADSRKGRGIGLPSEKDVYKFKEQPGGPPALLRGSLHWPPQKQDGHLILVFNTVTEVFGVMFPPPVIREHMSLLEMENKLTMLSCGDDVTMVELWLLQDYENNKWVCKHQIELPAMKVSTFHFDEPWRVFFMSEEGVVLVTPQQKLLHYDMNGDLWESFRCDGRHLKITLYTLKESLIRHRFFEMQENADDGEDEPPPFFWGL; encoded by the coding sequence ATGGAGAGCACCGCGggggcgaggaagaggcagccAGTCGCTTCCGCCTCTGCCTCCGCCACCGCGTACATCCCCGAGGAGCTCATCAGGGACATCCTCGTCCGCCTGCCTTCCAGGTCCGTCCTCCGCTTACGCACCGTCTGCAAGGCCTGGCTCCGCCTCGCCTCCGACCCCGAGTTCGCGCTCGagcaccaccgccgccagccgTCCCTGCCCCTCGTCTCCTTCCTCCGCGACGCCGGCAGCAAGGAGGTGGACGCCGTGGACTGCTGCGTCGAGGCGCTCGACCTCCGCGCCGACGACTTCCGGTCCGTCGTCCGGTTCACCGACTCCAACGAGTGGTGCGGCCGGTTCCTCATTCATGGCTCCTGCGACGGGCTTCTCCTGCTCAGCTTCGACGACCGCTTGTACGTCTGCAACCCTGCCACGCACCAGTGGACGCGCCTCCCGACGCCCCTCTACTCCTCATTGTTCGCCGGTTTCTACCGCCACGACCCTACCGGAGAGTACCGGGCCTTGTTCTACCGAGGCAGCTGGCCCGGGACGGACTACTACATCCTGGTGGCGGACTCCAGGAAGGGGAGGGGAATTGGTCTGCCATCAGAGAAAGATGTGTACAAATTCAAGGAACAACCCGGCGGGCCGCCGGCCCTTCTCCGTGGGAGCCTCCACTGGCCACCGCAGAAGCAGGACGGCCACCTGATACTGGTGTTTAACACGGTCACTGAGGTGTTCGGGGTGATGTTTCCTCCTCCTGTGATACGGGAGCACATGTCGTTGCTCGAGATGGAGAACAAGCTTACCATGTTGAGCTGCGGTGACGATGTCACAATGGTTGAGCTCTGGCTTCTGCAGGATTACGAGAACAATAAGTGGGTCTGCAAGCACCAGATTGAATTGCCGGCAATGAAGGTCAGCACCTTTCACTTTGATGAGCCCTGGCGTGTATTTTTCATGTCAGAAGAGGGAGTTGTGCTGGTTACCCCCCAGCAGAAGCTGTTGCATTATGACATGAACGGGGATCTGTGGGAAAGTTTCCGTTGCGATGGCCGCCATCTCAAGATTACTCTGTATACCCTCAAGGAAAGCCTGATTCGGCACAGGTTCTTTGAGATGCAGGAGAACGCGGATGATGGTGAAGATGAACCGCCACCTTTCTTCTGGGGGCTGTAG
- the LOC133925962 gene encoding uncharacterized protein LOC133925962: MCIAAWIWQAHPVHQLLLLLNRDEFHSRPTKAAGWWGEGSKNILGGRDVLGGGTWMGCTKDGRLAFLTNVLEPDAMPGARTRGDLPPRFLQSNKSPFEVATEVAKEADEYNGFNLILADLTTNAMVYVSNRPKGQPATIQLVAPGLHVLSNASLDSPWHKAIRLDKNFRELVRKHGEDEVEAKDIVERLMTDTTKADKDKLPNTGCDPNWEHDLSSIFIEVQTDQGLYGTRSTAVLSVNYDGEASLYEKYLESGIWKDHTVQYQIE, from the exons ATGTGTATCGCTGCATGGATTTGGCAGGCTCACCCTGTGCACCAACTTCTCCTGCTGCTTAACAGAGACGAGTTCCACAGCAG GCCTACAAAAGCAGCGGGATGGTGGGGAGAAGGATCAAAGAATATCCTTGGGGGCAGGGATGTGCTTGGTGGAGGAACATGGATGGGGTGCACCAAGGATGGCAGGCTTGCCTTCCTGACCAATGTGCTTGAGCCAGATGCCATGCCCGGGGCACGAACTAGGGGAGACCTGCCCCCCAGGTTCCTTCAG AGCAACAAGAGCCCATTTGAAGTTGCAACGGAAGTGGCAAAAGAAGCTGATGAATACAATGGCTTCAACCTTATTCTAGCGGATCTAACCACAAATGCCATGGTCTACGTGTCGAACCGGCCTAAGGGGCAGCCTGCGACGATTCAACTCGTCGCACCAGGGCTCCATGTGTTGTCCAACGCAAGTCTAGACAGCCCTTGGCACAAG GCAATTCGCCTTGATAAGAACTTCAGGGAACTTGTTAGGAAGCAtggtgaagatgaggttgaagCAAAGGATATAGTTGAGAGGCTAATGACTGACACCACAAAGGCTGACAAAGATAAACTGCCAAACACCGGTTGTGATCCCAATTGGGAGCATGATCTGAGCTCTATCTTCATCGAGGTGCAAACTGACCAA GGGCTCTACGGGACACGGAGCACAGCCGTTTTATCAGTGAACTATGACGGTGAAGCTAGCTTGTACGAGAAGTATCTCGAGAGTGGCATATGGAAGGATCACACAGTGCAGTACCAGATAGAGTAG